A genomic region of Serratia fonticola contains the following coding sequences:
- a CDS encoding acyltransferase family protein codes for MIKNVSQHALKSLSCFAAVTFFSTSQMCAYECFLDANAMSVLYFVSIISKPLFFIIIGYMDEVEKLSRRDIIIKIKSIIMIMIFWNIVLSLIKTQYIQQGYILQNGILLNMGIIYLIYPLILKGIKHLKITAAIFIGLVAIIALLDIFSPLNTQDDPLFISSYSFIWIWGGYYILGHMLGEAPGRLFTKKPGVLWGARCMVIPIGISMYFYERYLSTHTQISVAGWFVLEHLHLLAMSLALFILFDNINIKNRVITRAVEFISPAMVGVYIVHYSVFYFITTLYNFHDVTLKFTLLVLVFIASVLICRLLLLNRFTARIISF; via the coding sequence ATGATTAAAAATGTCAGCCAGCATGCGTTGAAAAGCTTGAGCTGCTTTGCAGCCGTGACTTTTTTCTCAACAAGCCAAATGTGTGCCTATGAGTGCTTTCTTGATGCTAACGCCATGAGCGTGCTGTACTTTGTCTCAATCATATCCAAGCCATTGTTTTTCATTATCATTGGATACATGGATGAAGTGGAGAAACTCTCTAGGCGAGACATTATCATTAAAATAAAATCTATTATCATGATAATGATTTTTTGGAATATTGTACTTTCCTTGATTAAAACACAGTATATTCAGCAGGGTTATATATTGCAAAATGGTATATTGCTTAATATGGGTATTATCTATCTCATCTACCCCCTTATTCTTAAAGGCATTAAACATTTAAAAATAACTGCAGCTATCTTCATTGGGTTGGTGGCTATCATCGCCTTACTGGACATTTTTAGCCCTTTGAATACCCAGGATGATCCCTTGTTTATCTCCAGCTACTCCTTTATCTGGATATGGGGCGGGTATTACATTTTGGGGCATATGCTGGGTGAGGCGCCAGGCCGCCTGTTTACTAAAAAGCCTGGCGTGCTTTGGGGAGCCAGATGCATGGTGATCCCAATAGGTATCTCCATGTATTTTTATGAACGCTATTTATCAACACATACTCAAATCAGCGTTGCTGGCTGGTTTGTTCTGGAACACTTACACCTGTTGGCTATGAGTCTGGCGTTGTTTATCCTGTTTGACAACATCAATATAAAAAACCGCGTGATTACCCGTGCAGTGGAATTTATCAGCCCAGCAATGGTGGGTGTTTATATCGTGCACTACAGCGTATTCTATTTCATTACCACGCTATATAACTTCCATGATGTCACGTTAAAATTCACCCTGCTGGTTCTGGTGTTTATTGCCTCGGTATTGATTTGCCGGCTGCTATTGTTAAACCGGTTTACTGCTCGCATCATTTCCTTTTGA
- a CDS encoding Na+/H+ antiporter NhaC family protein, with product MANVAKSPRPIKAPSYLDAIIPVFTLILLVGASVALFGLDAVKGPLQVAIIISTMVTAMIILKNGHSWETVSESGRKGISTVSGAIFILFSVGALIGTWNMSGTIPTMVYYGIIMITPNWFYPIAFLVCVAVSLSIGSSWTTAGTLGVGLVGLTNMLGLSPEITAGAVISGAYVGDKISPLSESTVLAAQLNGVELYKHIRTQLWTTVPAGFIALIAFILLGLNQHSAFDATVTNNELTRFNELFHITPWNLLPLVFLLMLSVLKVPASLAIMCSALLAGIMTSFMQPQVIDRFIVEPGVASPLLAIKAVWMAMATGFQENSGIAQIDALLSRGGMDSMLLTIWLIIGAVTFGIMVDDFGLLNKLVTPLLLRARTVGRLFTSVVATAIGLNIAAGDQYIALLLPTRLFRAEFAKRGLAPENLSRIVSDAGIVTSPLIPWNSCGAYMAAVLGVSTMAYMPFAVFNIVAPLLTLALGITGFNIRHIPVVAASKGNDASSKPV from the coding sequence ATGGCCAACGTTGCAAAATCCCCTCGTCCGATAAAAGCGCCCAGTTATCTGGATGCCATTATTCCAGTATTCACCTTGATTTTGCTGGTAGGCGCTTCCGTAGCGCTGTTTGGGCTTGATGCGGTAAAAGGTCCACTGCAGGTGGCGATCATTATCAGTACCATGGTCACCGCGATGATCATTTTAAAGAATGGGCACAGTTGGGAAACCGTCTCCGAATCTGGCCGTAAAGGGATCTCAACCGTATCGGGGGCGATATTCATTCTTTTTTCCGTCGGCGCACTGATAGGTACCTGGAACATGTCCGGCACCATTCCCACCATGGTGTATTACGGCATTATCATGATCACCCCTAACTGGTTCTATCCCATTGCCTTTTTGGTGTGTGTCGCCGTATCGTTGAGTATCGGCAGCTCCTGGACCACAGCCGGGACACTGGGCGTCGGCCTGGTTGGCTTAACCAATATGCTGGGGTTATCGCCAGAGATCACGGCCGGTGCCGTAATTTCTGGGGCTTATGTCGGAGATAAAATTTCACCGCTGTCGGAAAGTACCGTGCTGGCAGCGCAGCTGAATGGCGTAGAACTGTATAAACATATTCGTACCCAGCTGTGGACCACCGTCCCGGCGGGATTTATCGCCCTGATCGCGTTTATTCTACTGGGGCTTAACCAGCACAGCGCTTTTGATGCCACGGTCACCAATAATGAGCTGACCCGCTTCAATGAGCTGTTCCACATTACGCCGTGGAACCTGTTACCACTGGTTTTTCTGCTGATGCTATCGGTGTTAAAAGTTCCAGCCTCATTGGCGATCATGTGTTCTGCCCTGCTGGCCGGGATTATGACCTCGTTTATGCAGCCTCAAGTTATCGATCGGTTTATTGTGGAGCCAGGCGTAGCCTCACCACTGCTGGCCATCAAGGCGGTATGGATGGCAATGGCCACCGGCTTTCAGGAAAACTCCGGCATTGCACAGATTGATGCGTTGCTTTCCCGGGGTGGGATGGACAGTATGCTGCTGACGATCTGGTTGATCATCGGCGCAGTGACGTTTGGCATTATGGTGGATGACTTTGGCTTGCTTAACAAACTGGTGACGCCACTGTTGTTGCGTGCCAGAACCGTAGGCCGCCTGTTTACGTCGGTGGTGGCCACGGCTATTGGCCTCAATATTGCCGCTGGCGATCAGTATATCGCGCTGTTGCTGCCAACGCGTCTGTTCCGTGCCGAATTCGCCAAGCGAGGATTGGCACCAGAGAACCTTTCGCGCATTGTGTCTGATGCCGGTATTGTCACCTCTCCGCTGATCCCCTGGAATTCCTGCGGCGCCTATATGGCTGCCGTGTTGGGGGTTTCAACCATGGCTTATATGCCGTTTGCCGTGTTCAATATTGTTGCCCCGCTGCTCACTCTGGCGTTAGGTATTACCGGTTTTAATATTCGCCATATCCCGGTAGTTGCAGCTTCAAAAGGAAATGATGCGAGCAGTAAACCGGTTTAA